Proteins from a single region of Electrophorus electricus isolate fEleEle1 chromosome 5, fEleEle1.pri, whole genome shotgun sequence:
- the LOC113569361 gene encoding NACHT, LRR and PYD domains-containing protein 12-like isoform X7 — protein sequence MGRPPNFSSGPVPSDPKRTHPVLHPHKDKEESIQQDSRTPVDNVLHRDLHTHKTSMKNKYESLFEGIKSQENKTLLNRVYTQLYIIEGESEGVNEEHEVLQMEKTLRKQLVQDTPIYCSDIFKPVQGPEGDMKEEKIRAVMAEGVRHTEPKEDKGPEVPKLRTVLTKGIAGIGKTVSVQKFILDWAEGKANQDVDFMFVLPFRELNLVKDDQYSLHRLLCDFHPEIKDLDPKIYDVRKVVFIFDGLDESRIQLNLSQCHKVSDISMTSSVGVLMSNLIKGELLPSALIWITSRPAAANQILPQYINRVTEIQGFTDPQKEEYFRKRVSDQDQAEKIISHIKTAKSLHIMCHIPVFCWISATVLQEILKQTDTEIPKTLTEMYIQFLHTQINMKNEKYEGEKERDQKKHLESNSSMILKLAELAFKQLMKGNVMFYEEDLRECGIDVTEASVYSGICTEIFREESVLYQRKIYCFVHLSFQEFLAALYVFHCYVEKNMEVLKIFLHGRSRSLPGTQSIFYYHNSDDFDYSDDSNQSDVSDDSNESDVIITGNKRVINNNMESENIPLHDLLKAAVCKALESQNGYLDLFLRFLLGISLESNQSLVQGLLTHTHSSPESITYTVQYIKGKIQKGHLPTERSINLFLCLSEMKDQSLAREIQEYLRSEKHSGQKLSPGQCSVLACMLLTSEEVLEELDLEKYNTSQEGYRRLIPAAANCRKALLGNCSLDTDLCKAVCSTLASSNSPLRELSINISTLEDEGVKLLSDGLKSSNCRLEMLSLTGCNLTTDRSKSLSSVLTSAKSFLRELHLRNCDFQDSGVKQLSAALKSSHCKLEILRLPLCNLGEQTCEILGAALQLTNNRLREIDLSNNDLQDSGVKWLSAGLNSSHCKLEILRLSGCLVTEEGCSSLASALSSNLSHLKELDLTYNHPGESGVKLLSARLEDPHCSLDTLRYVEIPCP from the exons AAGAACTCATCCTGTTCTACATCCACACAAAGACAAGGAAGAGTCCATACAGCAGGACTCTCGCACACCAGTGGATAATGTCCTACACagagacttacacacacacaaaaccagcatgAAGAACAAGTATGAGAGTTTATTTGAGGGAATCAAATCACAAGAGAATAAAACCCTCCTGAACAGGGTTTACACACAACTCTACatcatagagggagagagtgaaggagtgaatgaagaacatgaggttttacagatggagaaaacactCAGGAAACAGCTGGTACAAGACACTCCAATCTACTGCTCAGACATCTTTAAACCTGTACAAGGTCCTGAAGGAGACATGAAGGAAGAGAAGATCAGAGCTGTGATGGCTGAAGgtgtcagacacacagaaccaaaagAAGATAAAGGCCCAGAAGTGCCAAAGCTCAGAACTGTTCTGACCAAAGGCATTGCAGGCATTGGGAAAACTGTCTCAgtgcagaagttcattctgGACTGGGCCGAGGGAAAAGCCAATCAGGATGtagatttcatgtttgtgcttccATTCCGGGAGCTGAACCTGGTTAAAGATGACCAGTACAGTCTGCATAGACTCCTGTGTGACTTCCACCCTGAGATAAAAGACCTGGACCCAAAGATATATGATGTGCGCAAAGTtgtgttcatctttgatggCCTGGATGAAAGCAGAATTCAACTGAACCTTTCCCAGTGTCATAAAGTGTCTGACATaagcatgacatcatcagtgggTGTGCTGATGTCAAACCTCATCAAAGGAgagctgcttccctctgctctcatcTGGATAACCTcccgaccagcagcagccaatcaaatcCTTCCTCAGTACATCAACCGTGTGACAGAAATTCAGGGATTCACGGACccacagaaggaggagtacttcaggaagagagtCAGTGACCAAGACCAAGCTGAGAAAATCATCTCACacataaagacagcaaagagcctccacatcatgtgtcacataccagtcttctgttggatctcagccactgtgcttcaggaaatactaaaacaaactgATACAGAAATCCCTAAAACTCTGACTGAGATGTACATACAGTTCCTACACACTCAGATCAACATGAAGAATGAGAAGTATGAgggggaaaaggaaagagatcAAAAGAAACATCTGGAATCCAACAGTTCCATGATTCTGAAACTGGCTGAACTGGCTttcaaacagctgatgaagggaaACGTGATGTTCTATgaagaagacctgagagagtgtggcattgatgtcactGAGGCCTCTGTGTACTCTGGGATCTGCACTGAGATCTTTAGGGAGGAATCTGTGCTGTACCAGAGGAAGATCTACTGCTTTGTAcatctgagctttcaggagTTCCTGGCTGCTCTCTATGTGTTTCACTGCTATGTGGAAAAGAACATGGAGGTACTGAAGATCTTTCTGCATGGAAGGAGCAGATCTCTTCCTGGAACTCAGTCGATTTTTTATTACCATAATTCTGATGATTTTGATTATTCTGATGATTCTAATCAGTCTGATGTTTCTGATGATTCTAATGAGTCTGATGTAATAATAACAGGTAATAAaagagtaataaacaataacatgGAGTCTGAGAATATTCCTCTCCATGACCTACTGAAGGCAGCAGTGTGTAAAGCCTTAGAGAGTCAGAATGGatacctggaccttttccttcGTTTCTTGCTGGGcatctcactggagtccaatcagagtcTCGTACAAGGCCtactgacccacacacacagcagcccagagAGCATCACATACACAGTCCAGTACATCAAAGGCAAAATACAAAAAGGGCACCTCCCCACTGAGAGATCCATCAAcctgttcctctgtctgtctgaaatgaagGACCAGTCTCTCGCCAGAGAGATTCAGGAGTATCTACGATCAGAGAAACACTCAGGACAGAAGCTCTCTCCTGGACAGTGTTCAGTATTAGCCTGCATGCttctgacctcagaggaggtgctggaggagTTGGACTTGGAGAAATACAACACATCACAGGAGGGTTACAGGAGGCTGATCCCAGCTGCTGCAAACTGCAGGAaggctct ACTAGGTAACTGTAGTCTGGACACAGATTTGTGTAAAGCTGTATGTTCCACTTTGGCATCATCAAACTCCCCCCTGAGAGAACTGAGTATCAATATCAGCACCCTGGAAGATGAAGGAGTGAAGCTGCTTTCTGATGGGCTGAAGAGTTCAAACTGTAGACTGGAGATGCTCAG tCTTACAGGCTGTAACCTCACAACAGACCGCAGTAAAagtctctcctctgttctgacATCAGCCAAGTCCTTCCTGAGAGAACTGCACCTCAGAAATTGTGACtttcaggattcaggagtgaagcagctctctgctgcactgaagagttcacactgtaaactggagattctcag ACTGCCATTGTGTAATCTTGGAGAGCAGACATGTGAAATTTTGGGTGCAGCTCTTCAACTCACAAACAACCGCCTGAGAGAAATCGACCTGTCTAACAATGATCTGCAGGATTCAGGTGTGAAGTGGCTCTCTGCAGGACTGAacagttcacactgtaaactggagattctcag actgtctggttgtttggtcacagaggaaggttgttcttctctggcttcagctctgagctCAAACCTCTCCCACCTCAAAGAACTGGATCTGAcctacaaccacccaggagagtcaggagtgaagctgctctctgctagactggaggatccccactgcagTCTGGACACTCTCAGGTATGTAGAAATCCCCTGTCCTTGA